A window from Vigna angularis cultivar LongXiaoDou No.4 chromosome 7, ASM1680809v1, whole genome shotgun sequence encodes these proteins:
- the LOC108336584 gene encoding cucumisin isoform X2: protein MKTLGLSHLLRILTCILLLTPSFSKDDRKIYIVYMGEYPKGMELTESLHTSMVQSAISRKLAPDTLVHSYRSFNGFVARLTKEESERVKGRDDVVSVIPNRVHSVQTSSSWDFLGFPENVQRTKVESNTIVGVLDSGIWPNSSSFTDEGFGPPPQKWKGTCHNFTCNNKIIGAKYFRLGGVFAQEDIISPTDTSGHGSHCASTAAGNSVSNANLFGLGSGTARGGVPSARIAVYKICWTNGCETADILAGFDAAIMDGVDIISLSVGYTDVIHVEYFQDVCAVGAFHAMKRGILTSQAAGNDGPQLYTMTSPAPWFISVAASTIDRKFLTNLQLGNGRIFHGISLNTFRPTQKSYPLIYAGDAPAAGFNSSTSRFCYENSLDGALVKGKIVLCDDYTPSPYVGLASGAAGLIFSSTLPLVGADVFALPAIHITASDGNSVSSYLKSTSNPAATIFKTYEEKDSSAPYVAPFSSRGPNKVTPNILKPDIAAPGVDILAAWSPITPISGVKGERRVSNLNIMSGTSMACPHVTAAAAYVKSFHPNWSPAAIKSALMTTATPMNPALNVDAEFSYGAGQLNPLKAVNPGLVYNVAEYDYIRFLCGQSYSSSALRIITGANIICTSANKGSVFNLNLPSFALSTPRSSHNNVTFGRTVTNVGSATSTYKAILTAHPSSLNVQVLPSVLAFSSLGQKLSFTLKIEGSINASLVSFSLIWDDGTFKARSPVAVYVP from the exons ATGAAGACTTTAGGGTTGTCGCATCTTCTCCGAATTCTTACATGCATTCTGCTACTCACTCCCTCATTTTCTAAAGATGATCGAAAG ATTTACATAGTCTATATGGGCGAATATCCGAAGGGCATGGAACTCACAGAATCACTTCACACTAGTATGGTTCAAAGTGCCATCAGCAG AAAACTTGCCCCAGATACTTTGGTGCACAGCTACAGAAGTTTCAATGGATTTGTGGCGAGGCTAACCAAAGAAGAGTCAGAAAGAGTGAAAG GAAGGGATGATGTGGTTTCCGTTATTCCAAATAGAGTCCACAGTGTCCAAACATCAAGTTCCTGGGACTTTCTTGGCTTCCCTGAAAATGTCCAAAGAACAAAGGTAGAAAGTAACACAATCGTTGGAGTACTCGACAGTGGAATTTGGCCTAATTCCTCAAGCTTCACCGACGAAGGCTTTGGTCCACCACCACAGAAATGGAAAGGAACGTGCCATAACTTCACTTGCAATAA CAAAATCATTGGAGCAAAATATTTTCGTCTTGGTGGTGTGTTCGCCCAAGAGGACATCATATCTCCAACTGATACGAGTGGTCACGGGTCTCACTGTGCATCAACTGCTGCTGGAAACTCTGTTAGCAATGCAAATTTGTTTGGGCTTGGCTCAGGAACAGCAAGAGGAGGAGTTCCATCAGCACGCATTGCTGTGTATAAAATCTGTTGGACAAATGGTTGTGAAACTGCTGACATTCTTGCAGGATTTGATGCAGCCATTATGGATGGTGTTGACATTATATCTCTTTCAGTGGGATATACAGACGTCATACACGTGGAATATTTTCAAGATGTATGTGCAGTAGGAGCCTTCCATGCAATGAAGAGAGGCATATTAACTTCTCAAGCTGCAGGCAATGATGGTCCTCAACTTTACACAATGACAAGTCCTGCACCCTGGTTCATTTCTGTGGCTGCTTCCACCATAGACAGAAAGTTTTTAACCAATCTCCAACTGGGCAATGGCCGAATCTTCCAT GGAATTTCACTGAATACATTTAGGCCAACACAGAAGAGTTACCCTTTAATTTATGCGGGAGATGCACCAGCTGCTGGATTTAATAGTTCCACATCGAG ATTTTGCTATGAAAATTCTTTGGATGGAGCTTTGGTGAAAGGGAAAATTGTTTTGTGTGATGACTATACTCCTTCTCCATACGTGGGACTTGCTTCTGGGGCTGCTGGTCTTATATTCAGTAGTACATTGCCTTTAGTTGGGGCAGATGTATTTGCATTGCCAGCAATTCACATCACCGCAAGTGATGGGAATTCCGTATCTTCTTATTTAAAGTCAACAAG TAATCCAGCAGCTACCATATTCAAGACTTACGAAGAAAAAGATTCATCAGCCCCTTACGTTGCTCCTTTCTCATCAAGAGGTCCAAATAAGGTCACTCCAAATATTCTTAAG CCTGATATAGCAGCTCCAGGAGTTGACATTTTGGCTGCATGGTCGCCGATTACTCCTATTTCTGGTGTTAAAGGAGAGAGGAGAGtatcaaatttgaatataatgTCTGGAACTTCAATGGCATGCCCTCATGTTACTGCAGCAGCTGCTTACGTCAAATCATTTCATCCCAACTGGTCTCCTGCTGCTATAAAATCCGCGTTGATGACAACTg CTACTCCTATGAATCCTGCACTGAATGTAGATGCTGAATTTTCTTACGGTGCGGGGCAACTCAATCCTTTGAAGGCAGTAAATCCTGGACTAGTTTATAATGTTGCTGAATATGATTATATTCGTTTTCTGTGTGGACAAAGTTATAGTTCATCAGCGCTGCGAATAATTACAGGAGCTAATATAATTTGCACATCAGCAAATAAAGGGTCTGTTTTCAACCTTAATCTCCCATCTTTTGCTCTATCAACCCCTCGCTCAAGCCACAACAATGTCACTTTCGGTAGAACTGTCACAAATGTTGGATCAGCTACATCCACATATAAGGCAATATTAACTGCACATCCATCTTCTTTAAATGTCCAAGTACTGCCAAGTGTTTTGGCCTTCTCGTCGTTGGGTCAGAAGCTGTCTTTTACCCTTAAGATTGAAGGAAGTATTAATGCAAGCttggtttctttttctttgatttggGACGATGGCACTTTTAAGGCAAGGAGCCCCGTTGCTGTTTATGTTCCATAA
- the LOC108336584 gene encoding cucumisin isoform X1, translated as MRLLKMKTLGLSHLLRILTCILLLTPSFSKDDRKIYIVYMGEYPKGMELTESLHTSMVQSAISRKLAPDTLVHSYRSFNGFVARLTKEESERVKGRDDVVSVIPNRVHSVQTSSSWDFLGFPENVQRTKVESNTIVGVLDSGIWPNSSSFTDEGFGPPPQKWKGTCHNFTCNNKIIGAKYFRLGGVFAQEDIISPTDTSGHGSHCASTAAGNSVSNANLFGLGSGTARGGVPSARIAVYKICWTNGCETADILAGFDAAIMDGVDIISLSVGYTDVIHVEYFQDVCAVGAFHAMKRGILTSQAAGNDGPQLYTMTSPAPWFISVAASTIDRKFLTNLQLGNGRIFHGISLNTFRPTQKSYPLIYAGDAPAAGFNSSTSRFCYENSLDGALVKGKIVLCDDYTPSPYVGLASGAAGLIFSSTLPLVGADVFALPAIHITASDGNSVSSYLKSTSNPAATIFKTYEEKDSSAPYVAPFSSRGPNKVTPNILKPDIAAPGVDILAAWSPITPISGVKGERRVSNLNIMSGTSMACPHVTAAAAYVKSFHPNWSPAAIKSALMTTATPMNPALNVDAEFSYGAGQLNPLKAVNPGLVYNVAEYDYIRFLCGQSYSSSALRIITGANIICTSANKGSVFNLNLPSFALSTPRSSHNNVTFGRTVTNVGSATSTYKAILTAHPSSLNVQVLPSVLAFSSLGQKLSFTLKIEGSINASLVSFSLIWDDGTFKARSPVAVYVP; from the exons ATGAG ATTACTAAAGATGAAGACTTTAGGGTTGTCGCATCTTCTCCGAATTCTTACATGCATTCTGCTACTCACTCCCTCATTTTCTAAAGATGATCGAAAG ATTTACATAGTCTATATGGGCGAATATCCGAAGGGCATGGAACTCACAGAATCACTTCACACTAGTATGGTTCAAAGTGCCATCAGCAG AAAACTTGCCCCAGATACTTTGGTGCACAGCTACAGAAGTTTCAATGGATTTGTGGCGAGGCTAACCAAAGAAGAGTCAGAAAGAGTGAAAG GAAGGGATGATGTGGTTTCCGTTATTCCAAATAGAGTCCACAGTGTCCAAACATCAAGTTCCTGGGACTTTCTTGGCTTCCCTGAAAATGTCCAAAGAACAAAGGTAGAAAGTAACACAATCGTTGGAGTACTCGACAGTGGAATTTGGCCTAATTCCTCAAGCTTCACCGACGAAGGCTTTGGTCCACCACCACAGAAATGGAAAGGAACGTGCCATAACTTCACTTGCAATAA CAAAATCATTGGAGCAAAATATTTTCGTCTTGGTGGTGTGTTCGCCCAAGAGGACATCATATCTCCAACTGATACGAGTGGTCACGGGTCTCACTGTGCATCAACTGCTGCTGGAAACTCTGTTAGCAATGCAAATTTGTTTGGGCTTGGCTCAGGAACAGCAAGAGGAGGAGTTCCATCAGCACGCATTGCTGTGTATAAAATCTGTTGGACAAATGGTTGTGAAACTGCTGACATTCTTGCAGGATTTGATGCAGCCATTATGGATGGTGTTGACATTATATCTCTTTCAGTGGGATATACAGACGTCATACACGTGGAATATTTTCAAGATGTATGTGCAGTAGGAGCCTTCCATGCAATGAAGAGAGGCATATTAACTTCTCAAGCTGCAGGCAATGATGGTCCTCAACTTTACACAATGACAAGTCCTGCACCCTGGTTCATTTCTGTGGCTGCTTCCACCATAGACAGAAAGTTTTTAACCAATCTCCAACTGGGCAATGGCCGAATCTTCCAT GGAATTTCACTGAATACATTTAGGCCAACACAGAAGAGTTACCCTTTAATTTATGCGGGAGATGCACCAGCTGCTGGATTTAATAGTTCCACATCGAG ATTTTGCTATGAAAATTCTTTGGATGGAGCTTTGGTGAAAGGGAAAATTGTTTTGTGTGATGACTATACTCCTTCTCCATACGTGGGACTTGCTTCTGGGGCTGCTGGTCTTATATTCAGTAGTACATTGCCTTTAGTTGGGGCAGATGTATTTGCATTGCCAGCAATTCACATCACCGCAAGTGATGGGAATTCCGTATCTTCTTATTTAAAGTCAACAAG TAATCCAGCAGCTACCATATTCAAGACTTACGAAGAAAAAGATTCATCAGCCCCTTACGTTGCTCCTTTCTCATCAAGAGGTCCAAATAAGGTCACTCCAAATATTCTTAAG CCTGATATAGCAGCTCCAGGAGTTGACATTTTGGCTGCATGGTCGCCGATTACTCCTATTTCTGGTGTTAAAGGAGAGAGGAGAGtatcaaatttgaatataatgTCTGGAACTTCAATGGCATGCCCTCATGTTACTGCAGCAGCTGCTTACGTCAAATCATTTCATCCCAACTGGTCTCCTGCTGCTATAAAATCCGCGTTGATGACAACTg CTACTCCTATGAATCCTGCACTGAATGTAGATGCTGAATTTTCTTACGGTGCGGGGCAACTCAATCCTTTGAAGGCAGTAAATCCTGGACTAGTTTATAATGTTGCTGAATATGATTATATTCGTTTTCTGTGTGGACAAAGTTATAGTTCATCAGCGCTGCGAATAATTACAGGAGCTAATATAATTTGCACATCAGCAAATAAAGGGTCTGTTTTCAACCTTAATCTCCCATCTTTTGCTCTATCAACCCCTCGCTCAAGCCACAACAATGTCACTTTCGGTAGAACTGTCACAAATGTTGGATCAGCTACATCCACATATAAGGCAATATTAACTGCACATCCATCTTCTTTAAATGTCCAAGTACTGCCAAGTGTTTTGGCCTTCTCGTCGTTGGGTCAGAAGCTGTCTTTTACCCTTAAGATTGAAGGAAGTATTAATGCAAGCttggtttctttttctttgatttggGACGATGGCACTTTTAAGGCAAGGAGCCCCGTTGCTGTTTATGTTCCATAA